The Candidatus Baltobacteraceae bacterium genome contains the following window.
TGCGCCAGCGGCAACTCGAAGAGTCCGGCGCGGTAGAGCGAGTGCGTGTGCGCGTCGTACGTTGCCAGGTACGCCAAAAAGAAGCCGCCCGGTCCGCCGCCGGCACCGAGGTTGTAGTGAACGAAAGCGCTTACGGCGCCGATGTCGGCGTTGGAAAGAATGACGCCGCCCGGCGAAAAACGCCGGCTGCCGGCCGCCGGATCGCGTTCGTACTCGAGCTGATACCGGATGGCGACGCCCGTCGTTCCATGTTTGGGCAGTGGCAAGCGGTAACCGCCGTCGCGAAAATGATTGCCGAACGCGTTGAGTTCGGGGAGGACCGAATGGCAGGCGCCGCATTGCAGTTGATAGCGCTGCGCGAACAGCGGAATCGCGCTCGCACGTGTCGTGGCGAGCGCACAGGCAAGTACGCAAATGAGCAGAGCGAAGAGCTTATTGCGCAACGATCGTTCCTCGCATGGGCGCGCCGTAGTGAAAGAAGCAGCCGAAAAGGTACGTGCCGGGGCGATCGATTGCGATGTTCTGCGAACCGCTGCCGGCTTGCATCGTGCCGCTGCTCCACGGCGCCGAGATGACCGAACCGCTCTGTGTCTGCGCGGATCCCGCGAACGGCGACCCGCTTGGGAACGTCGTTGCTCCGGGGATCAGCGTCGCGGTGTGAGCGAAACCGTCGCTGTTGACGAAGCGAATCGTCGAGCCGACGGCGACCGTGGTGACGGCCGGTGCGTATCCGCCGCTCTCTCCAGCGGCGGTTTGCGTCGGCGCGTGCTGGGTCAAGTTGACATCGATGACGCTGCCGGAGCCGCCGGCGGGTGGTGGAGTTCCGGCGGCTCCGGGCGTGCACGCCGCGCAAAGCACGCAGAGCGCGGCGACCGCGAACGATGCATCGATTTTCACGACGCGAGCGCTCGCCAGTTTTGGTGAAGGATCGCGACGAGCATCGTGCCGAGGTCGGTCGAGGCGATGATCGTCTTGCGCAGCCTTCCGTGCGTATCGATAAAATACACGAACGTGGTGTGCACGTCGGCGTAACCGCGTTCGCCCCGTTCCGCAATCACCTTGAATTGCGTCATGATCGCGTGGACGTCGGCCACGTTCCCGCTGGCGAGCAGCCAGTTGTGGGGGTTAGCCGAGAAAACGTTGGCCAAATGCCGCATGGTCGCCGCCGAGTCGTGTTCGGGATCGAGCGTGACCGTTAACAGTCGCACGCGCAGGTGCGCGTCTTGGATTTGGCGTTGCGCCATGGCGAATTGGGCGTTCACGAGCGGGCACGCATCGGTGCAGTGTGCGGCTACGAACGTCAGCACAAGCGGCGTTCCCCGCAAGGACGCAAGCGTGAATCGGTGGCCCGTTTGATCCTGGAGATGCGGCGCCTGCGCCGCACCTCCAGGACTCGCGAGACCGAGTGCGGCGATAGCTACCAGGATCGTCGCAGTCGCGCGAAGGTGCGTGCGCATCAGCAGTAGACGCCTTTGCAACCGGTTCCGCCGGTGCTGCCCGCGGGCGGTGGCGTGGCCTGCGGTCCGGGAACCGCGTTAGCACTCACTTGAATGACGTCGCGCATGGCGTTGGTCGAGTAGTGATAGGCGCATCCGATCAGGTAGGTGCCGGCATTGGCGAGGACAACGCTGACGCTGCCGCCCGGCGCGATATTGCCGCTACCGTATCCGGCGGCCAAAACGTTGCCGCCGCTGGCTCCGGTTGAAAGCGAGGGATTGGCCGGAAAATTCGCGGGCGGCGTGGCGCCGGCCGCAATCACGTTAAACGTGTGGGGAGTGGTCGATGAAAGATTCGACAGCGTTACCGTGCTGCCGGTGGGAAATGCGAGAACTTGTGAATAGGTCGACTGCGTGAATCCGCCGACTTGCCCCCACGTTGGGTCGTTTTCGTAACCGATCGTGCCGGTCGGCAACGCGATACCGACGGTCATCGCCGCAACGCCGGTCGGCGTAGTCGGCGGCGTTGTGGGGGTATTGTTCGGGGGCGTATATCCGCCGCCGCCACCGCCGCTGCCGCCGCCGCCGCACGCTGCGAGCGACGTGGCAAGGGCAAGCGCTGCGAAGATGGTGAGCTTCTTGTGCATGCGATGGCCTCCTGAAAGAACGAGCTGTTCCCGAGGTTAGCGCGCAACTATGAAAAAAGTTTGAATCGTTTAGTGCGAAGCGATCGAGTCGCGCATCGCTACGGCGAGCGTGCGAAGCGACGGGTCGCCGTTGGGATCGCTCGCGACTTGCGCGAAGGCCGCGCGGGCCTGCGACTTCTTACCCTGATGCAAAAAGACGGCGCCGAGCGCGAAGCGAGCGCGTGCGTAGCTCGGGGCTAGCGCCAGGGCGGTACCGAATTCGACGCTCGCTCCACCGTAATTGCCGAGCTGTTCTTCGGCCAGACCCAAATCGTAGTGGGCGACCGCATAGCTCGGATCGCTCTGCAGTAATTTACCAAAATCGGCGCGGGCGGTTTTCGCGTCCCCATCGCGCAAGGCGACGATGCCGCGCGAGTAGAGCGCCCGCGCCGAGTCGGGCGCGATTTCGACGAATCGGTCGGCGACGGTGCGCGCGTCGCGCAGGTCGCCGCGCGCAAGATCGACCGAAATCAGGTTGGCCATCGCGGCGAGGAACCCCGGATCCAGGGCGATCGCGCCGCGGAGCGCGCGCGCGGCGTCGTCGTAGCGCTGCAAGTGCGCGTAGGCGAGGGCGAGATCGTATTGCGCGGTCGAACCGAGCGGTTCGATCGGGCGTAAGGCGACGATGCGTTCGAATTCCGGCACCGCTGCGGCCCACGCGCGCTTCGATTCGGCATCCAGCCCAATCGCAAAGCGTTCGTCGATTTCGCGTCGCGACGCGATCGCGCGCAAAGCCGGCGCATCGGTGGTTCGCACGACGGGATGCATCGACGGGTACGTCTGTGCCGAAACCGAAGCGAAGGTCGCCGCGGCCAACGCGAGCATCAACGGCATCGTTCGCAGATACATCGTCAGAGCGAGGGATTCGCGGCGGGCAGCTCGGCCTCGTGCGCGCGTTTTGCCGCCGCCGCCCGTTCGGGCGCACAGGCCCACCCGGCGCGACCGGACTCCGCGATCGGAGCTAGCAGCGCGGGAGCGGCCGAAGGAAGCGCGCCGTTCGCGATCAGCGATTCGAGCGATTCTGCGCCCGCCACGGCGAAACGCGTCGAAGCGATGGCTGCGGCGAGCAACCCTGCGAGCGCGATCCGGCGGATGAAACGGCTTGACATCACTCCAATTATAACCCAAGGTCTGAAGAATCCGTGAAATGTTTGATGGTTTGCTTGCTCGCGGCGCTTACGGCCGCCCCGGCGTGGGGGCAGGGAACTCCGCTGGTGGTCGGCGCCGTGCGCGATCAAAATGGGGCTCCGGTGGCGAGAGCGCTCGTCCGAGCGGTTGGTACCGGGAACCTCGAAACGGCCTCCACCGATTCCAACGGGACGTTCGCATTGCGTGCGAGC
Protein-coding sequences here:
- a CDS encoding plastocyanin/azurin family copper-binding protein, which translates into the protein MKIDASFAVAALCVLCAACTPGAAGTPPPAGGSGSVIDVNLTQHAPTQTAAGESGGYAPAVTTVAVGSTIRFVNSDGFAHTATLIPGATTFPSGSPFAGSAQTQSGSVISAPWSSGTMQAGSGSQNIAIDRPGTYLFGCFFHYGAPMRGTIVAQ
- a CDS encoding SCO family protein — encoded protein: MRTHLRATATILVAIAALGLASPGGAAQAPHLQDQTGHRFTLASLRGTPLVLTFVAAHCTDACPLVNAQFAMAQRQIQDAHLRVRLLTVTLDPEHDSAATMRHLANVFSANPHNWLLASGNVADVHAIMTQFKVIAERGERGYADVHTTFVYFIDTHGRLRKTIIASTDLGTMLVAILHQNWRALAS
- a CDS encoding tetratricopeptide repeat protein is translated as MYLRTMPLMLALAAATFASVSAQTYPSMHPVVRTTDAPALRAIASRREIDERFAIGLDAESKRAWAAAVPEFERIVALRPIEPLGSTAQYDLALAYAHLQRYDDAARALRGAIALDPGFLAAMANLISVDLARGDLRDARTVADRFVEIAPDSARALYSRGIVALRDGDAKTARADFGKLLQSDPSYAVAHYDLGLAEEQLGNYGGASVEFGTALALAPSYARARFALGAVFLHQGKKSQARAAFAQVASDPNGDPSLRTLAVAMRDSIASH